The stretch of DNA GATATGAGTATCAATATCATCTTGGATTCGCGGGCCCGGACGGTCACCAGCGCAGCTGTGCCCTTGAACCGATACTATATTTCGGCGTCTTCTTTGACGTGGGGCCGAATCCCCACAAGGAGCGACTCTGATTTAGCCCTTGCGGATCTTCATGAGCATCTGCCAGAACAGCTGCGCACTGGCAAGTTCGCTAAGCCGTATGCAACCATGCGGCTCCTGATCACCATGATCGTTGCACAAAGTGCCATCATGAAAGTCAAACATCAGCCAGCCGCCCGGGAAACCATTGATGACTGCCGCCGCTCACTGAAGATGTCCTGGGTACTAGCTGCCACACTAGTCAAGCCCAAGTTTGCCATGGCCGCCCTCCTGCTAAAAGTGGCGCCCAACACATTCTCCAAGATCTATCTTCGCTATTCCGCAAGCAGTTACGGTTTGGACTAGACAAAGACCTGCTCACACCCGTGGGCGTGCGCCCATGAACTCATTGACTTGAACCTGATTGGTATAGATTAGAGACCATGCCCCAACCACTTCTAGAACACGTACTCGTGATCATGCCAGCATGGAACGAGGGCCTAGCTGTTGGCAATACCGTTCGCGAAGTCTTGGCACGGCCAGAAAATTACGACATTTTAGTCGTCAATGACGGATCCACCGATGACACCGCCACAGTCGCCACGGCAGCCGGTGCAACAGTCCTGGATCTTCCGTTCAACCTTGGCGTTGGCGGTGCTATGCGTGCAGGGTTCAAGTATGCCAGCCGCAATGGCTATGACGCTGTTATCCAGGTCGATGCAGATGGCCAGCACGATCCCAAAGACATCGGCGTTGTCTTACGAGGGCTCGGTGACGCCGATATTTCCATTGGTGCTCGGTTCGCTGAGAAAGGTAACTACACAGTCAGTGGTCCAAGAAAATGGGCCATGGTNTTTCTGGCGAAAACTATTTCAAGACTTGCCGGTACGCAGCTAACGGATGTTACCTCCGGGTTCCGTGCAGCAAATAGGCGAGGAATCGCACAGTATCTAGACCATTACCCGGCCGAATACCTCGGAGATACTATTGACTCTTTGGTGGTGGCCATCCGATCTGGCTGCACAGTCACTCAGGTTCCCGTTGAAATGCGTCCACGTCAGGCTGGGACACCCAGCCATAATCCTTTCAAGGCCGCCATCTATCTAGGCAGGAGCATNTTTGCCTTGCTCTTTGCGCTGACGAGGAAGCCCTCTGCCCTTGTCATTACCGAACCAGAAGCAGGGTGAATTAGGCCGTGTCAGTTATCGCTGCGTTCATACTTTCCTTAGTCGTGGTCTTGATCGTNTTTGACATGCTCCGGAGNAAAAAGATCCGGGAAAAGTATGCTGCCCTTTGGCTTGTCGTCGGGCTGTCGATGCTCGTTCTTGCGGCGTTTCCGCGCCTGTTGGAATTTGTTGCCCATGCGCTGAACGTGCAGGT from Arthrobacter polaris encodes:
- a CDS encoding glycosyltransferase family 2 protein is translated as MPQPLLEHVLVIMPAWNEGLAVGNTVREVLARPENYDILVVNDGSTDDTATVATAAGATVLDLPFNLGVGGAMRAGFKYASRNGYDAVIQVDADGQHDPKDIGVVLRGLGDADISIGARFAEKGNYTVSGPRKWAMVFLAKTISRLAGTQLTDVTSGFRAANRRGIAQYLDHYPAEYLGDTIDSLVVAIRSGCTVTQVPVEMRPRQAGTPSHNPFKAAIYLGRSXFALLFALTRKPSALVITEPEAG